The genomic DNA TCTTGGACCAGTAGCCGCTCTCCAGGTCCGCCAGGATCAGGCAGGCCTTGCCTGAAGGATGGATCAGCATCGCCTTTGACCGGACCTCCTTTTTGAAGTCCAGCTGCACCCCTGCGGCATTGTAGACTGTGACCCTCTTCACTTTCGCGGGATCGTACTCCAGTCGCTGCTCACGATGGCCATAGACTACAGCGTAATGCTTCCCCATCCTCTCAATCCAGTAGTCGTGTGCCGAAGCTGCCGCCGCACCCATGCACAGAGCGGCCGCAAATAAGGCAACCAGTTGCGCTCCCCCTTTCACGGCAACCCCCTTCTTTGTGAGAAATGCCAGCACCAGCGCGGTGACAGTCGCTTCCAGGATGCCCACCATGGTGAGGTGCGGCAGCATTGTAGCCGGGATGGCTACTTCCAGCGGAAAAGGAAAGTATCCGCTTCCAGGCTTGTCGCCGTAGATCAATGGTTGCAGCCCTAACATCGCCGCGGTCGACAGTGCGCCGAGGTTTGTGGCAAGGTAGGCTGCCACCGCCCCTGCAACGGCGGAAACCGTAGTCCCCTGTTCACCCCATCTTGTTGCTGCACCCACAATCAGACGGTAGATGGCGGAGCCGCACAGCGCTCCGATGACCGCGACATTGAAGCAGTTTGCACCGATGGCCGTAATGCCCCCGTCCCCCATCACGATCGCCTGAATCATCAGCGAAACGGAAACGGCGACAATCGCCGCCCATGGCCCCAGGAGGATCGCCACAAGAGTTGTCCCTGAAATATGGCCGGTCGTTCCTCCGGGAAGGGGTAGAACGAACATCATCGCAACCAGGCTGAAAACGGTTCCCATTGCAAGATAGGGAACTTCGGCCGTCTTGACGGTCAGCTTCACTTTCCGGGATGCATAGCCCCAGATCGGCAGCATTCCGGCCCAGCAGGCGCCGTAGGTGACAGGGCCGAGATACCCGTCCGGTATGTGCATGGGTTCTCCTTGCGGTCTTGATGGCCGCATACGAAAAACAAAATAGTGCTACCGCAACATATAATAATCCGGTCGAATGTACGACTGAAATCTGTCGAGTGTGTTACAAAAATGCTTAGTCGTGCTACTGGCGCATGAGTATCATGATTTTATAATTTGTTCAACTTAATTTAATTTCTCCCGGGGGGTCTGCAAACAAAAAACCCCTCCGTCTGGAGGGGCTCTTTTGCCATAGCGATGGCAGGATCAGCAGCCGGCGCTTTCCTTCTTTTTTGCTTTCTTTGCAGCCGGCTTTTCGGCGTCCTTCTTTTCAGCTCCTGCTGCCTCTTTCTTCTTTTTCTCTTTTTTAGCGGGCTTGGCCTCGGCGGCTGCGTCCTTTTTTTCCGCAGGCTTCGCTTCCTCGGCGGCTGCGAGCCCTGAAAGGCTAAGGGTGAGCAGAGCTGAGGCGAACAGTACGGCAAGTCGTTTCATGTTTTCCCTCCTGGTTGGAATGAGGATCTGCACCGGGGTGCGATACCGTTTATTATCACGTTTCTTCCTGCGTTTCCACAGATGTTAAAGAAGATACACGACCATCGGCTTCGTTCCCAGTTCCTCCCGGTAGCGGAAGGTGTTGGGGCGGGAGCTTACCTTCGCGATGAGGCTCTGGGGGTCGTTGAGGTCTCCGAAGTAGGTGGCGTGCCCGAGGCAGGTGGACGTACAGCGTGTCAGTTCCCCCTTTTCGATACGGTGAACGCAGAAGTGGCACTTGCGGGCGTTTCCTATGGGAGAATGCCAGTGGCTCTTCCTTTTGAAGGTCTTGCCGTACTCCCCTGAGTTTTCGACTTCGTACGTCTCCCTCTTCATATCCCCGGTGAAGTAGCGTCCAACGTCCGCTGATCGCGCACCGTAGGAACAGGCGACGATGCAGTAGCGGCAGCCAATGCACTTCTTGTAGTCGATATAGACGATCCCGTCGTCGCGGACGTATGTAGCTGTCACCGGGCAGACCGGTGTGCAGGTGGGATTCTCGCACTGCATGCAGGGGCGCGGCAGGTACCGCATCGACGTGTTGGGGAACTCGCCGGTCTCTTCCTCCTTCACCGGCCGGTAGTGGATATCTGGAGGCGTGAGGTTTTCCGACATGCAGCCGGTGGTGCAGGCATGGCAGCCGATGCACTTCTTCAGGTCGATGGCCATCGCCCAGCGGCGCTGGTTGCGCGGTTTCTTGAGTGCCCGCTGCAGGTCTTCCCGCATGATGTCAAGAATATCTTTACCTTCGAACTGTTCCATTATCAGTTGACCTCCTTGGCGGGGTGGGGATCGAAGACGCCGGAGCGGTTGAATATGCTGTAGACTGCCGTGACCAGAGAGGCCGAAGCGACGACCACCAGGTATTCATAGATTGACGGCGAGTAGTGCACCACCTCCGGCATCTCGTAGACCCGGAATACCGGAATCTTGAAGGCCCCTATGACGAGGTCGTTGCGCGCCTTCAGTTGCGTGACCATGATGAAGATGCCTACGAACATCAGCCAGTTCGGTCCCTTCCCGACTTTGAGCAGCAGATACGGAATGATGATCACGATGACGATTCCGAAAACGAAGCTGTTGATGAGGGTAAGAGAGAATACTTCCGACCCCGCCATATGCCCGGTCAGCCCGACGGTGGTGCGCCAGAAAGTGAGTATCAGGGCGAGGCCGAGGCCGATTTTCAGCAGCACGACGAACGGAGAAAGGTGATAGTCGGCGTTGAGATTCTTCCGTTTCACGGTACGGGCGGCGATGACGGTGGTAAGGGCGCATCCGGTCAGAAAGGCGATGAAGAGGAAGTAGATCGGCATGATCGCACTGTAGTAGTAGACGCGGGAGCTGACCGTCCCGAGGAGGCTGCCCAGTGTGCTGTGCGTTATCACTGCGGTGAAGAACGCACCCCACATCACCCTGTTCGAGTGCCGGTGCGTCTGGATGTTGATGTACTCTTTCGTGATGATCAGGACGTAACAGGTGTACCAGACCGCCATCCAGAACATCGGCGATTTCGGGTTGGGCGACAGCAGGAAGTTGTACATCCGGTCGATGCGCCCCATCTCCGTCGCCAGCGAGAAAAAAGCGGCGACAGCTGTAATGATGCCGATGAATATGATCCGGGAGGCAAAGGGGCGGTATTTCTCCTCAAAGAAGACGTGGCCGAAGAAATTGACGAAGGTGCAGCCAGTGGAGAGGAGCGCGAAGTAGATGTAGGTGGATATCTGGAGCCCCCACGGGACCAGGTTGCTCGTGTTGATGGTCTTGGCATGCCCCTGGATGAAAATGGTGGCTATGGCGTAGAAGCCGACGACGAGCCCGATCAGGGAAAGATAGAAAGGGATTCCCCCCTTCCCCTTGAGAACATCGGAAAACGCCTTCGACAGTCTTTCCCTGTCGGGGAAAACGACACCGGAAAATTGCATGCTATCCCTCCTTCACGATCTTGACGAAGTTTGACCTCATTCCGGTTCCCCCCATCAGAGGGTCGATGGTGTACTTCGCCAGCATTTCCTCGTCGCCGATCCCTTTGTTGTCGGCCCGGGTCATCCCTTTCGAGCGAACTCCGAAACCGTGAACCATGTAAACGCAGTCTGGGCGAAGCCGCTGCGTCAACCTTACCTTGATCCTGCCCGGCGACTTGTATCCCGCCTGGTTCTCCAGCCGGACGTAGTCCCCGTCCCGCAGCCCCAGCTCCTTCCCTTTCACTGCGCTTACCCATACGGAGTTCTCCGGCGTGAGGTCGGTGAGCATGAAATTGTTGGTGGTCCGGGAGAATGTGTGGAGGGGTGATCGCCCGAAGAGGACCCTGAAAAAGCCTGACGGTGCCTGCTCGTGCTGCGTGTACCTGGGCACCGGATCGAATCCCTTCTCGGCCAGCTGCGCTGAATGGAGCTCTATCTTTCCCGAGGGGGTTTCAAAGGTGGGCTGGTTGAGTGGCGTGATGTAGGGGGCGGATGTCCCGGGGACTTTCACCACCCCCTTCTCCTTCAGCTCGGCATAGCTTATTCCTGCCGCCTCGCAACGTTTTGCCAGATACTCCTCCCCATCCTTCCATGGGAAGTACGCTTCGAGCCCCATTTTTTTTCCAAGCTCCTTCGTAATCCACCAGGACGGCTTACTCTCCCACATCGGGTCTATCGCCGGTTGGCGGATGGCTACCTCGAACTCCTTGAATTTTCCGAGGCTGAGGGTGTCGTGGCGCTCGAGATAGGTGCATTCGGGGAGGACTACATCCGCCCATTTCACGATGTCGGCGGGAAGAATGTCAATGGCGACGAGAAGGTCCAGGTTGTTGATCGCCTTGATCGTCTCTGCCGTGTCGGGCATGGTCTTCATCAGGTTGCAGCCGTAGACGAGCCATCCCTTGATCGGGTGCGGCTCACCCGTGATGGCCGCGGTCCGGATGGAGGTTGTGGTCTGGGAGAGGGCGAAGGGGTAGGCGCCATCCAGTGCAGGCAGATCCTCGCGGTGCTCGGGGTACTCCGGCAGGCCTGGATATTCGGGAACCTTCCCGCTTGCCGGCAGGTAGATTCCGCCGGGCCTTCCCCAGCTGCCCAGAAGCGCATTCAGGAGAGCCACGGCGCGGCTTCTCTGGGCATCGTCGCCGTACCAGGCGCTGAATCGCCCGCCCGATATGATGACGTTCGGCTTGTGGGCCGCCAGTTCGCGGGCGACATTGACGATGGTCGCAGCAGGTATGTCGGTTTCCTTCTCGGCCCACTCGGGGGTGTAGTCCTGCACGGCTGCTTTGAGCTCGGGAAGTCCCATGGCATATGCCTTAAGATACTCCGCGTCGTACAGCTCCTCGTTTACAATGACCCTGATCCAGGCCAGGAGAAGCGCCAGGTCGGTGGCCGGGCGAATGGGGAGCCAATGGTCGGCTTTCCCGGCGATGTTGGAGAGTCGGGGGTCTACCACGCAGAGCTTGGCCCCTTTGTTCAGCCCATGAATGAGATCCTGAACCTGGCTGTTGTGGGCGTTTTCCCCGAGGTGGCACCCCAGGAGGACGATGTATCTGCTTTCGCTGAAGTCGTAGAATTCGGGGGAGCCCAGTTCGGTGCCGAAGGTCATTGTAAAGCCGACGTCGCGGGGACCGCGGCACTGCGCGAAGGAGGGAGCGGTGTAGTAGGGGCTGCCGTAGGCTTTGAGGAGATGCTTCCAGAAAGCGCCTCCGGTGCCGTGGGAGAAAAGCGCCACCGCTTCCGGCCCGTATTTTTCCCTGATTGCCTGGAGCTTTCCTGCTACGACGCCGAGCGCTTCGTCCCAGCTGGCACGCTTCCATCTCGGCTCCCCGCGCTTTCCGGTATTGATCAGGGGAAACTTGAGGCGATCAGGGTCGTACAGGGAGCCGAGAGCGGCATTACCCCGGCCGCAGAGACGGCCTCGTCCCCGTTCGCTCAGCGGGTTTCCATCGACCTTTATCACCTTGCCGTTTTCGACTTTGGCGACTAGCCCGCAGTTCCAGAAACAGAGCTCGCAGAACGTGGGGACTTTTTTCAGCTCTTCGTTACCTGTTTCTTCCGCCCATGAGAGGACGGTTTGGGGCACTTTGGCTGCGGTGAGTCCTATTGACGCAGCGCCCGATATTTTCAGGAACGATCTGCGGGTGAACCTGGGCATGCACACCTCCAAAAGGCAGGTTGAGGTTAAGGTTGAGGTTAAGGGAATCACTTAACCTCAACCTGTGAGAATAGCGAACGGAGACCTCAACCTGAGTTTAATTTTTTTTACCAATCTTCCTTCTGCTTCTCGGCCAGCTTCTCGAAGTAGACAGCCGGGCTCGTGAGACGCAGGATTTCATAGTCGGAGTAGCCGAGGGCCTTGAAGTTGAGGACTCCGTTGGCCGCGTGGCAGTTCTCGCATGTGAGTGCTTTCTTCTTCGTTACCAGGTGGCTTATGGAGAAGTAGATGGTCTGCCATCCCGGAACGGGTTTGTATTTCTCGATGCCCAGGGTCTTCGCTGCCGAAGCTATGCCTGCGAGGGTGTCCCCGGTAGCCATCGGCTGGGCAAAGTCCATTGCGAGAAGCTGGCCGGTATACTCGTCGTAGTAACCTTTCCCCAGGTACATCTTGAAGGGGTATATCTTGCTTGCCTTGTCGGTCCTGCTCCCTTTCGGGCCGATGAGATGCGGCATGTTTTCCACCGTCTTGTTGTACCAGGCATAGACCGGGACGTTCTCGTTGACCTCTTTTCTAAGGGTGGTCGGCTCGTAGAACTTGTCGCTACCCATCTCCCACTTGGTGAAATCCTTGGCGAAGGCTCCGCCGGTGCGGGGAATGTGGCATGTCTCGCAGGCGATCCTGGCGGTATGCCGGTTGTAGTCGCTGTCTTTGTGCGGCTTGTCGCCGTGACAGTCGAGGCAGGAGACCCGGACGCCGTCGTTGGCCCAGTTGTTGGGGTCGTAACCCGTGGGAATCTTGTGGTCCTTGGCCTTGTGGCAGTCCACACAGACCATTTTTTTCGCGGCGTGGACGTCGTATTCCTTCGTGAAAGCGAATCCTCTCTTTACGAGAACGCCTCCTCCCGCGGATTCATGACAGACCATGCAGTTCTTTATCCCGGGTTTGCCCACCGACATGGCGGCTTTAACCGTCCGGTCCTGCCCCATCACCACCTCTCCCTTTTCGTTTTTCGAGAGTTTCCTAAGGCGAAAATCGTAGTCGGAGGAGTGGCAGACGAGGCAGTCTATTGCTGCTTCCGCTTCGGGACCAGTGCTTCCCACCCCCTGCAGGTGATTCCCCGGGTGGCAGCTGCTGCACCCGGTAATCTTGGTTTTACCTGCGGCATTTTTCGGAGTTTCCTTCAGGTCATTGACGATGTCGTTCCCGTTGCAGAAGGTGTAGACGCGGTTCTTCATTCCGTATTCTTTGTTCGGGTCCAGGTTGTCCACATTGGCAACTTTCGAAGCATGGTTCCAGTGGACGGTATCGAGGAATTTTCGGGCGGTGCCGGGGTGGCATTCCTCACAGGTGGCCGGGCCCTTGTAGCCGTTCTTCTCAATGTACTCCTTACCCGGGTGTTCCGCGGTAAATGCGGTGCTCGCAACGAGAAGCGCTGCCGATGCCGCGATCCAACGATATGCCGGTTTCATCTCCCTGCCTTTCTTTCGACCCGCCTGGTGCGGGTGCTCGGTGAGACGCTCCTGTGCGGGCGCCTTTTTTCTCAGCAGCCCGCCGTCTTTTTGAAGATCAGGCTGATGTTCTGCCCCTCTTTCGTTTCGTACTTGCAGCGGATCTCGTCCCCTTCGACGATACGGTTGTCCTTGAACTTGTCGAGGGTAAGCTCGTCGTTGACGACGACAGTGACAAGTTCATCGGTTTTGTTGTCTTTGAGGACGATGGTGGCCGTTTTGGCGTCTTTGCCGGCGACCTCGATCTTGGTGATGACGCCTACCATCTTCACCTCTTCCGCATGAGCAATGTTGCCGTAGGAAATGCCGAGGGCAATGAGGGTGACGAAAGTAAAAACGCTTACCAGCTTCTTCATGGTTCTTCTCCTTATACGGTGACGCTGTTTGTAGGCGGGCGCATGATGCGCCCGCCCGATGGATCAAAATTTGACTTCGAAGGTAGCGTAAATGTTCTGCGCGGTTTTCAGCGGGGTGAGGAGTTGCATTTGCTGGCCGTTCAGGCTCGATATCTTGACGGGAGCTCCGACCCAGTTGTTGCTGCCGGTGTACTCGAAGTCGTAATACTGGTAGCCGACCTTGAAGAAGGTCTTGGACAGGTATGAGGAGATCGGCTTCAGGTTGAGATCCTGGATGAGGTAGCCCTCGTAGACGTTGCCTCGGGTTCCCGCCTTGGCGGTCCACATGTCGTCTGCGGCAGGTGCGAATGTGATCCAGTTCTTGGAGCCGTGGTTGTATTCCGCGCCGATCTTTGTCCCGGTCGGCAGGTCGTAACGGGCACCTACGTACGTGGCCCAGCCGGTTTTGTCACTGGGGGCTTCGGGGTTGAAGAAAGAGCCGGTCATGAGCCCCTGGAACCCTGCATTGGCGGAGACATTGTCGTTTGGATGGGTCACGCTGAGACCGAACTCCGCGAACACATTAAGATTGCCGGGGCCCACCTTCTTGAGGGTGCTCAGGACGCCGGTGCCGAACCAGTCGATGTCCCCGAGATTGACGCTGGGTGCGGTATCGCCGAAAGCGGAGCTCCGCATCTCCGGAAAGTCGAAGATATTGAAGCCGCGATTCCACTGGAGATGAATACGGAGCGGGTCGGTGTCGACCGGGACGATTGCTACCCCCAGCATGTCGGTGTCACGCAGCGTATTGCCTGCCGGGTTCTCGATGCCTGAATCGAAGCCCCGCCCGTAGCATATCTTTCCGTACGCGCCCGGAAGAGCCTCGATGTCGGGGGCCCATCCCAGGGTCATGCCGTCGAAGGCGTAATCCACCAGCAGAGCTGGGGTTCCGCCGTTGCCGGGGCGCTCTGTATTGAGACGGAGGTGCTCCGGTATTCCATTGGTGGAGGGACGGCGACCGACTGAAAACCATACCGGCTCGTCGCCTATGTTTGCCCAGGTAGCATACGCCCGATCGACGTTGACGTAGTCGGAGGAGGGGATATGGCCGAGGGTGCCGTCGAAGACCCCTACCCGGTCCGCGAAATAGGGATTCCCGCTGCCGGTGACTGCAGCATCGGTGTTGGACCCGAAGGTTTTGTACATGAGAAGACGGACGTTCACAGTTACATCCTGGGTTGCTTTCGCATGCAGGTCGAGACCAAGGCGATTGGTGTAAAGGGTATCGTTCTTCGGCTTGTAGGATGGGGTCTGTTGAGCGAATGCGAAAAGCCCTCCGGGGTTGGCCGGATCGAGAAGTCCGCCGGGAGCGCCGTGGGTTGCGAGGAAGGTGTTGGCGGCGCTGTAGGTCGTGGCGTTCCTCATGGCAGACTGGAAGTTCATGAAATTAGCCACCGCTGGCCCGAATAGAACGGGGTTGCCCGCGAAACCAAGGTTCATCTGGTCCTGGGCGAATGAGAAAGTTCTGTTCACGTCGATATAGGGGGCTGTTTTTCCCCGCAGGCTGTCCACCCGGAACCGGTAGTCACCGCCGATGGTGAGCCAGCGGTTGAGGGATTTCTCCTGCTCCTTCTTTGTCTGCTGCTTAAGTGCCTCCACTTCCTTCGACAGTGCATCCAGCTTTTGCTGGAGGTCCTGGTCCGCGGCCTGTGCCGCAAACGGCAGTGCCAACCCGGCGGCGAGGGTGCCGGTCACGATGGTGCGAATAGTTGCTCGCATATGCTCTCCTTTCCGTATGAATTGTGCTGCGTAATGTATCGGTTCGGCTTTATATCTTTTTAGAAAAATATATCCAGGGGAAGATATCGGACGGAAAATATATAGTGAAAAGCAAATATTGTGCCCTTGCTATATGGGCTACAGTCCGGCCACTTTCAGAAATGCATCTTTTTGGATATAGCGAAAATGCTGTATTAGGGTGTTATTTGGCGGAGGGTGATGTGTCTTATGCGTATTTCATCCTTTAGTGAAAATTTTGGCTGTCGGGAAGGGAGTAAGGGGGGCTGTCGCCGGAGCACCGGCCTGCTGCGGATGTTGGTAGGGTGAGGCGGTGACTGCTGCCGGAGGTGGTCCTCATCTTGCAGATATTAAAATCCGGCTGTACGGGCGTCATCAAATTCTCCCGGGGTGCCCCGGTCTGCTTGATAATTCCGGACCTGCCCGTACGGGCCTATTTTTGCTAATTATTATTTTTTTATTAAAACTGTTGACGGTCTGCTACTGGGGGAGAAATAAGCATGGCTGAAGAACCCGACGGCGGCTCAAACCCCCTGCGCATCCTTTTGGTGGAGGACCATCCGGACGATGCGCTGCTGACGATTCTCGCACTGAAAAAACAGAGGCTGGAGAAAGTGACGGTACTGAATGACGCGTTGAAAGCTCTCGATTATCTGGTGCAGGGAGGCTTGAAGCCGGAGGAGAGGGCAGTGCTTCCGGACCTTATCATTGTAGATCTGAAGCTGCCGAGGATGGACGGCTTCGATTTCATCGAGAGTATCAGGAAGTACGAGGATATAGGCCGCATCCCCCTTGTGGTGTTAAGCGCGTCAAGCTCGGACAAGGACAGGGAGCGGTGCCGCGAACTCGGAGTTGATGGATACCTGACCAAGCCGCTCGATATCGGCGAGCTGAACCGGGTGCTGGAGAAGGTCAAGTTGTGCTGATGGGGAGTAGAGGAGGGGCGTGCCGATGAACGAGGATCTTGCAACCCTGAGCCACGAGGAACTTATTCAGGTGAGCTGTCTGGTGTGCAAACTGCTGAAGTGGGACAACCTCATGACCTGGGACGAGGCATTGCGACAGGCTTACCACCAGGTGGTCGAGGAGAGCGAGTGGAGGAAAGGGCAGGCAATGCAGAAAACCTTATCCGGCTGCTGCGATTGCAGGAGCTGAGTGGCCGGTCGTTGCCCCTCCCTTTCTAGTTCCCTTCCATTCTGCTTCCCCTGAGTCCCTGCTCCAGAGTTGGATACCGCAGCACCACCCCGAGCCGTTCCAGCATTTTTCTGTTATCGAGGCAGCGGGATTCGCTGAAGTAGGAGAGAAGCAGCGGGTTCATAACCCCTCCCGCTTCCTTCCGGGTAACCTGGGGCGGACGGATCAGCCCGAAGAAGTCGGCGACGGCATTAAAGTAGTGTGTCATGGTAGTGCACTCACCGTCACTGACGTTGAATATCTCTCCTGCTTCACCCTTTTCCGCGGCTGCAAGGCATATTGTCGCCAGATCCTCTGCATGGACCCGATTCGACAGAGGAGATTCGTTCTCGCGCAACACCGGATTTCCGCTCTCTATGTGCGGTATTGGGAGTCTTCCAGGCCCATAGATGGCGCTTACGCGCAGGATCACAACCGGCACGTTCCGCTCCCTGCCCCACTCAAGAAGATACCGTTCCGCATCCAGCCTGCGTTTCCCACGGGGAGTCAGGGGGGCGGGCGACGCTGTTTCGTCAACCAGTGCACCTCCACAGTCGCCGTATACGCCGCTGGTGCTCATGTATATCAGCTTTGCCGGTTCCTTCCCTTTTCCGACGGCGGCACAGAATGTCCTGACCCGCGGATCAAGAAGTCCTCCGCCCGGAGGGGGCGCAAGGTAGTACACCATGGCTCCTCCCGTTGGAAGAGATGGGAGCGATTCCGGGTCATCCAGGTTACCGCGCACTACCCGGACTCCCTCCTGCTCAAGCTGTGCTGCCCGCTCTTCATTCCTTACCATGCCGAAAACTTCATCACTACTTGCCTGTGCAAGGCGTGCTATCCGGGCTCCGACATAACCGCAGCCGATGATGAGGGTTTTTCCCATCTCCCTGCTCCTTGTTGTTATTTCTCCAGGTTTTCGGCTCCTTGCTCCCTGGCTCTCCGTCTCTGGAATTTCATCCTGGATTTATGCGGGGCCTATCTCCCGCCCCCTGATCAGGTTCTCTATCTGTCGAGGGGAAGGGCGCTTGCTGAATGCGTTGTTACG from Geobacter sp. DSM 9736 includes the following:
- the cbiM gene encoding cobalt transporter CbiM; this encodes MHIPDGYLGPVTYGACWAGMLPIWGYASRKVKLTVKTAEVPYLAMGTVFSLVAMMFVLPLPGGTTGHISGTTLVAILLGPWAAIVAVSVSLMIQAIVMGDGGITAIGANCFNVAVIGALCGSAIYRLIVGAATRWGEQGTTVSAVAGAVAAYLATNLGALSTAAMLGLQPLIYGDKPGSGYFPFPLEVAIPATMLPHLTMVGILEATVTALVLAFLTKKGVAVKGGAQLVALFAAALCMGAAAASAHDYWIERMGKHYAVVYGHREQRLEYDPAKVKRVTVYNAAGVQLDFKKEVRSKAMLIHPSGKACLILADLESGYWSKTIYGLKNLPKRKATRPIESFKAYHYSKSIVSAGEAALKPVEGLRLDIVPIRNPLDMKAGDTLPLKVLFDGKPYAGAPVEGDHDKIGQTDGEGTINVTLKKGRQIYTVERRDPIRNDPDADYAATTTTLTFEVNR
- a CDS encoding 4Fe-4S dicluster domain-containing protein gives rise to the protein MEQFEGKDILDIMREDLQRALKKPRNQRRWAMAIDLKKCIGCHACTTGCMSENLTPPDIHYRPVKEEETGEFPNTSMRYLPRPCMQCENPTCTPVCPVTATYVRDDGIVYIDYKKCIGCRYCIVACSYGARSADVGRYFTGDMKRETYEVENSGEYGKTFKRKSHWHSPIGNARKCHFCVHRIEKGELTRCTSTCLGHATYFGDLNDPQSLIAKVSSRPNTFRYREELGTKPMVVYLL
- the nrfD gene encoding NrfD/PsrC family molybdoenzyme membrane anchor subunit, translating into MQFSGVVFPDRERLSKAFSDVLKGKGGIPFYLSLIGLVVGFYAIATIFIQGHAKTINTSNLVPWGLQISTYIYFALLSTGCTFVNFFGHVFFEEKYRPFASRIIFIGIITAVAAFFSLATEMGRIDRMYNFLLSPNPKSPMFWMAVWYTCYVLIITKEYINIQTHRHSNRVMWGAFFTAVITHSTLGSLLGTVSSRVYYYSAIMPIYFLFIAFLTGCALTTVIAARTVKRKNLNADYHLSPFVVLLKIGLGLALILTFWRTTVGLTGHMAGSEVFSLTLINSFVFGIVIVIIIPYLLLKVGKGPNWLMFVGIFIMVTQLKARNDLVIGAFKIPVFRVYEMPEVVHYSPSIYEYLVVVASASLVTAVYSIFNRSGVFDPHPAKEVN
- a CDS encoding molybdopterin-dependent oxidoreductase; this encodes MPRFTRRSFLKISGAASIGLTAAKVPQTVLSWAEETGNEELKKVPTFCELCFWNCGLVAKVENGKVIKVDGNPLSERGRGRLCGRGNAALGSLYDPDRLKFPLINTGKRGEPRWKRASWDEALGVVAGKLQAIREKYGPEAVALFSHGTGGAFWKHLLKAYGSPYYTAPSFAQCRGPRDVGFTMTFGTELGSPEFYDFSESRYIVLLGCHLGENAHNSQVQDLIHGLNKGAKLCVVDPRLSNIAGKADHWLPIRPATDLALLLAWIRVIVNEELYDAEYLKAYAMGLPELKAAVQDYTPEWAEKETDIPAATIVNVARELAAHKPNVIISGGRFSAWYGDDAQRSRAVALLNALLGSWGRPGGIYLPASGKVPEYPGLPEYPEHREDLPALDGAYPFALSQTTTSIRTAAITGEPHPIKGWLVYGCNLMKTMPDTAETIKAINNLDLLVAIDILPADIVKWADVVLPECTYLERHDTLSLGKFKEFEVAIRQPAIDPMWESKPSWWITKELGKKMGLEAYFPWKDGEEYLAKRCEAAGISYAELKEKGVVKVPGTSAPYITPLNQPTFETPSGKIELHSAQLAEKGFDPVPRYTQHEQAPSGFFRVLFGRSPLHTFSRTTNNFMLTDLTPENSVWVSAVKGKELGLRDGDYVRLENQAGYKSPGRIKVRLTQRLRPDCVYMVHGFGVRSKGMTRADNKGIGDEEMLAKYTIDPLMGGTGMRSNFVKIVKEG
- a CDS encoding cytochrome C → MKPAYRWIAASAALLVASTAFTAEHPGKEYIEKNGYKGPATCEECHPGTARKFLDTVHWNHASKVANVDNLDPNKEYGMKNRVYTFCNGNDIVNDLKETPKNAAGKTKITGCSSCHPGNHLQGVGSTGPEAEAAIDCLVCHSSDYDFRLRKLSKNEKGEVVMGQDRTVKAAMSVGKPGIKNCMVCHESAGGGVLVKRGFAFTKEYDVHAAKKMVCVDCHKAKDHKIPTGYDPNNWANDGVRVSCLDCHGDKPHKDSDYNRHTARIACETCHIPRTGGAFAKDFTKWEMGSDKFYEPTTLRKEVNENVPVYAWYNKTVENMPHLIGPKGSRTDKASKIYPFKMYLGKGYYDEYTGQLLAMDFAQPMATGDTLAGIASAAKTLGIEKYKPVPGWQTIYFSISHLVTKKKALTCENCHAANGVLNFKALGYSDYEILRLTSPAVYFEKLAEKQKEDW
- a CDS encoding DUF3373 family protein; translation: MRATIRTIVTGTLAAGLALPFAAQAADQDLQQKLDALSKEVEALKQQTKKEQEKSLNRWLTIGGDYRFRVDSLRGKTAPYIDVNRTFSFAQDQMNLGFAGNPVLFGPAVANFMNFQSAMRNATTYSAANTFLATHGAPGGLLDPANPGGLFAFAQQTPSYKPKNDTLYTNRLGLDLHAKATQDVTVNVRLLMYKTFGSNTDAAVTGSGNPYFADRVGVFDGTLGHIPSSDYVNVDRAYATWANIGDEPVWFSVGRRPSTNGIPEHLRLNTERPGNGGTPALLVDYAFDGMTLGWAPDIEALPGAYGKICYGRGFDSGIENPAGNTLRDTDMLGVAIVPVDTDPLRIHLQWNRGFNIFDFPEMRSSAFGDTAPSVNLGDIDWFGTGVLSTLKKVGPGNLNVFAEFGLSVTHPNDNVSANAGFQGLMTGSFFNPEAPSDKTGWATYVGARYDLPTGTKIGAEYNHGSKNWITFAPAADDMWTAKAGTRGNVYEGYLIQDLNLKPISSYLSKTFFKVGYQYYDFEYTGSNNWVGAPVKISSLNGQQMQLLTPLKTAQNIYATFEVKF
- a CDS encoding response regulator, with amino-acid sequence MAEEPDGGSNPLRILLVEDHPDDALLTILALKKQRLEKVTVLNDALKALDYLVQGGLKPEERAVLPDLIIVDLKLPRMDGFDFIESIRKYEDIGRIPLVVLSASSSDKDRERCRELGVDGYLTKPLDIGELNRVLEKVKLC
- a CDS encoding SDR family oxidoreductase yields the protein MGKTLIIGCGYVGARIARLAQASSDEVFGMVRNEERAAQLEQEGVRVVRGNLDDPESLPSLPTGGAMVYYLAPPPGGGLLDPRVRTFCAAVGKGKEPAKLIYMSTSGVYGDCGGALVDETASPAPLTPRGKRRLDAERYLLEWGRERNVPVVILRVSAIYGPGRLPIPHIESGNPVLRENESPLSNRVHAEDLATICLAAAEKGEAGEIFNVSDGECTTMTHYFNAVADFFGLIRPPQVTRKEAGGVMNPLLLSYFSESRCLDNRKMLERLGVVLRYPTLEQGLRGSRMEGN